A window from Megasphaera vaginalis (ex Bordigoni et al. 2020) encodes these proteins:
- the iorA gene encoding indolepyruvate ferredoxin oxidoreductase subunit alpha, which yields MMKKLMTGDEAVARGLYEAGVSFASAYPGTPSTEILENISAYDEVYAEWAPNEKVAMEAAIGASMAGVRSFASMKMVGVNVAADPLFTFSYLAVNGGFMFVSADDPGMHSSQNEQDNRNYAKFAKIAMLEPSDSQECLDMTKGAYDLSEKFGVPVMLRMTTRVCHSKSLVEEGVRQEVSPVLYEKHRERMDAVPAVSKVRRYVVEEREEKLKEYTEICPWNSTEMNSTKIGIVAAGAAYTYAKEVFGENASYFKVGLTYPMPLKKIKEFSEAVDELYVIEELDPYMEEQIRQASIACHGKDVIPKIDELNPNIIAKGILHEESKGVDVPDDLLVPRPPTLCAGCPHRGFFYELSKRKNTVMIGDIGCYALGGAEPLNAKDIALCMGSAFSVGHGMVHSFERSHQDKRVVAVMGDSTFFHTGINSLTEVAYNGSNTICVILDNRITGMTGHQENPGTGYNIKGDPTTLIDLEAVVSALGIKNIRTVNPLDLKAMKETLDWAYAITDAPSVIITRWPCVLKKFSKEDLEEFAIDNRIFVVDQEKCIGCKKCLSTGCPALRFDDEKKKSSISAADCVGCSVCAQVCPVSAISRKEVL from the coding sequence ATGATGAAAAAACTAATGACAGGAGATGAAGCCGTCGCCAGAGGTTTATACGAAGCAGGCGTTTCTTTCGCTTCCGCTTATCCCGGTACGCCGAGTACGGAAATACTGGAAAACATTTCCGCTTACGATGAAGTTTATGCCGAATGGGCTCCCAACGAAAAGGTAGCCATGGAAGCCGCTATCGGCGCTTCCATGGCCGGCGTCCGCTCCTTTGCGTCAATGAAGATGGTCGGCGTCAACGTGGCCGCCGATCCGCTTTTCACCTTCTCCTATCTCGCTGTAAACGGCGGCTTCATGTTCGTTTCCGCCGACGATCCCGGCATGCATTCTTCCCAAAACGAACAGGACAACCGCAATTACGCCAAATTTGCCAAGATCGCGATGTTGGAACCGTCGGACTCGCAGGAATGTCTCGACATGACGAAAGGCGCCTATGACTTGAGTGAAAAATTCGGCGTTCCCGTCATGCTGCGTATGACGACACGCGTCTGTCACTCGAAGAGCCTCGTCGAAGAAGGCGTTCGCCAAGAAGTCTCCCCGGTCCTGTATGAAAAACACCGCGAACGGATGGATGCCGTTCCTGCCGTTTCCAAGGTCCGCCGTTACGTCGTTGAAGAACGGGAAGAAAAGCTGAAAGAGTACACGGAAATCTGTCCGTGGAACAGCACGGAAATGAACTCCACAAAAATCGGCATCGTCGCTGCCGGCGCCGCATACACGTACGCGAAAGAGGTCTTCGGCGAAAATGCTTCGTATTTCAAAGTCGGCCTGACCTACCCGATGCCGCTGAAAAAGATCAAAGAATTCAGCGAAGCCGTTGACGAGTTGTACGTCATTGAAGAACTCGATCCGTATATGGAAGAACAGATCCGCCAGGCCAGCATCGCCTGCCACGGAAAAGACGTCATCCCCAAGATTGACGAGCTGAATCCGAATATCATCGCCAAGGGCATTCTGCACGAAGAAAGTAAGGGCGTCGACGTACCGGACGACCTGCTCGTACCGCGGCCGCCAACTTTATGCGCCGGCTGTCCTCACCGCGGTTTCTTTTATGAACTGAGCAAACGTAAAAACACCGTCATGATCGGCGATATCGGCTGTTATGCCTTGGGCGGAGCCGAACCGCTGAACGCCAAGGACATCGCCCTTTGTATGGGCAGCGCCTTTTCCGTCGGCCACGGCATGGTACACAGTTTTGAACGGAGCCATCAGGATAAGCGCGTCGTCGCCGTCATGGGCGATTCGACGTTCTTCCATACAGGCATCAATTCGCTGACGGAAGTTGCGTATAACGGGTCCAATACGATCTGCGTCATCTTGGACAACCGCATTACCGGCATGACCGGCCATCAGGAAAATCCCGGCACCGGCTACAACATCAAAGGCGATCCGACGACGCTGATTGATCTGGAAGCCGTCGTCAGCGCCTTGGGAATCAAAAACATACGCACCGTCAATCCCTTGGACCTGAAAGCGATGAAAGAAACGCTGGACTGGGCTTACGCCATTACAGACGCCCCGTCGGTCATCATTACCAGATGGCCTTGCGTCTTGAAAAAATTCTCGAAAGAAGACCTGGAAGAATTTGCCATTGACAATCGTATTTTCGTCGTCGATCAAGAGAAATGCATCGGCTGTAAGAAATGTCTTTCCACCGGCTGTCCGGCACTGCGTTTTGATGACGAAAAGAAGAAGTCGTCCATCTCCGCCGCCGACTGCGTCGGCTGCAGCGTCTGCGCGCAAGTCTGCCCTGTGAGTGCTATTTCCCGGAAGGAGGTCCTTTAA